A single region of the Pseudomonas granadensis genome encodes:
- a CDS encoding RHS repeat domain-containing protein has protein sequence MNSQATDSVRSNAFNFGGFVAGGVDPRTGIYAVALTLGAIRSTDLNGPSFNLSLGFNPIDTRNAGYGTGWSLTSSRYDLRSKVMTLANGEAYKASETSKALFFKEMKLESAKVLKTGVGQYAVHYKDGRREELEVFGATQIAVPKKIIAANGASIALKYALFNEQPKLVEIRDAKRVLLKVGSTAGKLTLTQNPDMPDSAEFSLTFSNDRVTAIALPVGGRWDLQYEIIHGINYVSRVDSPLGTVEIIRYKRDGHLLPGGMQHVPYVIAHDIFAKQGQRKIIKTYTYSEPNYLGYGVEADSKDDIDLLYRAQAKYQYSSTEQLIVGNKLHTHTKRTYNKFHLLVSEVTQCGNAVTSASTEYHCDVTKPFTGQAPQFRMPKSHTLSYENRTTKKKRTEISTTEFDSIGNLVKQVGANGVTTQFEYYPDSESEDCPKDPLGFVRFLKRKTVVPAVGGGASTVTRYRYALHPVLEGATHANVVPIQEKFFELVDGSETLRSQVDMTYLNTPKDPARHGLLLQQSVVRNATTTRIEYSYVLDGTRLVLKKTVHGFDDTTSSSEQTLSTLNGLIMSERDADDRVIEYEYDKLGRRLRKTLAPGTAFASSTHWSYEAAKDNKPAKMTMTDSSGGMQIAKYDGMGRIMAIQEKDCDNPDTQGNCPMRTVYSTFHDQSGRPVQVIHSDWWEGLLREVKTEFSYDNWGQVTEIRHGDGRIEHSVFDPISRQQQNWQQGMGKTVAAVNAFGKPDSVEMFDLKDQSLGKTVYEYDGLGRTLSQTDPAGNITRYEYDVFDRMIRSVLPDGHAVETTFAAHSTGELPVEIKVAGLPLGQQRFDGLNRVTEITVGGRKTVASYEAGRSLPQSSTDTAGQKIEFVHAPELGGVLTERKAVTEEDDDGLTTRFTYDVQNGKAKSCIEQGRERHFEYFPSGRLKSETSQYGEQRKTVSHTYSFAGLPLTYVDVLGTKHQTNYDNWGRRTSFKQGAVQADYFYDKRGLLERIETRDTSTKRMLTTRLTYDDIGRETTRSFEVNGLPTQTLSSSYTVAGKLAQKVLKRGAFVLRDERFTYDVRGRLQQYDCDGSQRPRDPYGKEIAQQIFTFDAQDNILTLQTAFPQGVNVTTFSFSEIDPAQLIGVTHSHADYPAPVTLEYDACGRMIKDDQARTLAYDAFGRLTQVSNARGDVVRGFHYDGFDRIVELSQPRMPDVQRYYHHSAVSSEIRGEDSRSVVRDGGLILGQQQFGANVGSQIFGADQQQTVLTQLHGEQWEDNAYSPYGHRPAEGGLFSLAGFNGEQLDAVTGLYLLGNGYRAYSPTLMRFTSPDSMSPFGAGGLNAYAYCLGDPVNRIDPTGHISWQSIAGIALGIIGIVASIVTLGAATPLALLAMGLGVASGVTAIGSEIAYAYDPQSQVGEILGWVSMGLGIASAAAGALAVRHAVAQTLKPRQYLVKLADEPPGRIVEKEYATFGMPHKKEYGKSSKAGAAAAEAEPPANWTVIEDFASHNYLDEGKRGKAQLAKYDEYKAEIINHNTHPREAAKVFPTGLYENYPNYKNFKPNGEHKGFMHAHMRVTHEHRTFFLVNDNTKQIIIKQVGTHDPQW, from the coding sequence ATGAACAGTCAAGCCACTGATTCAGTACGTTCCAATGCATTCAATTTCGGCGGATTTGTCGCTGGTGGCGTAGATCCCCGTACAGGTATCTATGCCGTGGCTCTAACACTAGGTGCCATTCGCTCTACCGATCTTAACGGACCATCATTCAATCTTTCGCTAGGCTTCAACCCAATTGACACGCGTAACGCAGGTTATGGCACAGGGTGGTCGCTCACAAGCAGTCGTTATGACTTGCGCAGTAAGGTCATGACGTTGGCCAACGGTGAGGCCTATAAAGCCTCTGAAACTTCTAAAGCTTTATTCTTCAAGGAAATGAAGCTGGAGAGTGCCAAGGTTCTGAAAACGGGTGTCGGGCAGTATGCCGTTCACTACAAAGATGGCCGGCGAGAAGAGCTTGAGGTTTTTGGTGCTACCCAGATCGCGGTGCCCAAGAAAATTATCGCTGCGAACGGCGCTAGCATCGCTTTGAAGTATGCCTTGTTCAATGAGCAACCAAAACTCGTTGAGATAAGGGATGCAAAAAGAGTACTCCTCAAGGTCGGCAGTACTGCTGGCAAGCTTACGTTGACTCAGAATCCTGACATGCCGGACAGCGCAGAGTTCTCGCTGACATTCAGTAACGATCGTGTCACCGCCATAGCCTTACCGGTCGGTGGGCGTTGGGATCTGCAGTACGAAATCATTCACGGTATCAATTATGTCAGTCGTGTTGATTCGCCGCTTGGGACCGTTGAAATCATCCGCTACAAGCGCGATGGCCACTTGCTTCCTGGCGGAATGCAACACGTGCCGTACGTGATAGCGCATGATATTTTTGCCAAGCAAGGGCAGCGAAAGATAATCAAGACTTACACCTACTCGGAACCAAACTACCTGGGCTATGGTGTAGAAGCGGATAGCAAGGATGACATTGACCTGCTTTACCGGGCACAGGCGAAATATCAGTACAGCTCCACTGAACAGTTGATTGTGGGAAATAAGCTTCATACTCACACCAAACGCACTTACAACAAATTTCATCTGTTGGTCTCTGAAGTGACGCAGTGTGGTAATGCGGTGACGTCGGCTTCTACCGAATATCACTGTGACGTCACCAAGCCATTTACCGGGCAGGCCCCGCAATTCAGGATGCCCAAGTCCCATACCCTCAGTTATGAAAACCGCACGACCAAAAAGAAGCGCACCGAGATATCTACCACTGAATTCGACTCTATTGGCAACCTTGTCAAGCAGGTGGGTGCCAACGGTGTGACCACGCAGTTTGAATACTACCCAGACTCCGAATCAGAAGACTGTCCGAAAGATCCCCTAGGGTTTGTCCGCTTTCTGAAGCGGAAGACCGTAGTGCCTGCGGTTGGCGGCGGTGCCTCTACCGTTACCCGCTATCGATACGCTTTGCATCCCGTTCTCGAAGGCGCGACGCACGCTAATGTCGTGCCCATCCAGGAGAAGTTTTTCGAACTGGTGGACGGAAGTGAGACTCTTCGCTCCCAGGTCGACATGACTTATCTCAATACACCCAAGGACCCTGCCAGGCACGGATTATTGCTACAGCAAAGCGTGGTCCGCAATGCCACGACAACTCGCATCGAATACTCGTATGTACTCGACGGTACCAGGCTGGTGCTGAAAAAAACCGTGCACGGTTTTGACGACACCACCAGTTCGAGTGAGCAAACGCTCTCGACCCTGAACGGGCTGATAATGTCCGAGCGAGATGCTGACGACCGCGTCATCGAGTACGAATACGACAAGCTTGGCCGCCGTCTACGCAAGACACTCGCACCCGGTACGGCGTTTGCCTCCTCTACTCATTGGAGCTATGAGGCTGCCAAAGATAACAAGCCTGCGAAGATGACCATGACAGACTCATCAGGTGGTATGCAGATCGCCAAATACGATGGTATGGGCCGCATCATGGCCATTCAGGAAAAGGATTGCGACAACCCCGACACGCAGGGCAATTGCCCGATGCGCACGGTCTACAGCACGTTTCATGACCAGTCGGGACGGCCAGTGCAGGTCATTCACAGTGACTGGTGGGAAGGCCTTCTGCGAGAGGTCAAGACGGAGTTTTCTTACGACAATTGGGGGCAGGTCACAGAGATCCGCCATGGCGATGGGCGCATCGAGCATAGTGTGTTTGACCCGATCAGCCGCCAGCAGCAAAACTGGCAGCAGGGCATGGGCAAGACAGTTGCCGCCGTCAACGCTTTCGGTAAGCCGGACAGCGTCGAGATGTTCGATCTCAAGGATCAAAGCCTGGGTAAAACCGTTTATGAATATGACGGGTTGGGCCGAACCCTGAGTCAGACCGATCCCGCCGGCAACATCACCCGCTACGAATATGATGTGTTCGACCGGATGATTCGCAGTGTTCTGCCGGACGGCCATGCCGTGGAAACCACATTTGCCGCCCATAGCACTGGTGAGCTGCCGGTTGAAATCAAAGTAGCGGGTTTGCCACTGGGACAACAGAGGTTCGATGGTTTGAACCGTGTGACCGAGATTACTGTGGGGGGGCGTAAGACGGTCGCCAGTTACGAGGCCGGGCGCAGCCTGCCCCAGTCCTCCACAGATACCGCAGGCCAGAAGATCGAGTTCGTCCATGCCCCTGAACTGGGCGGAGTGTTGACTGAGCGCAAAGCCGTGACCGAGGAGGACGATGACGGTTTGACCACCCGATTCACCTACGATGTCCAGAACGGAAAAGCCAAGAGCTGCATCGAACAGGGTCGCGAGCGTCATTTCGAGTACTTCCCCTCTGGACGCCTGAAGTCGGAAACCAGTCAATATGGCGAACAACGCAAGACGGTTTCCCATACCTATTCTTTCGCCGGTTTGCCCCTTACCTACGTGGATGTGCTCGGTACAAAGCACCAGACCAACTACGACAACTGGGGGCGAAGAACCTCATTCAAGCAAGGTGCGGTGCAGGCTGATTATTTCTATGACAAGCGCGGCCTGCTGGAGAGGATCGAAACACGCGACACTTCGACCAAGCGCATGTTGACCACGCGTCTGACCTACGACGATATAGGGCGTGAAACAACTCGAAGTTTTGAAGTCAACGGTTTGCCCACTCAAACGCTAAGCTCCAGCTACACCGTGGCCGGCAAACTGGCGCAGAAGGTTTTGAAGCGCGGCGCGTTCGTGCTGCGTGATGAACGTTTTACTTACGACGTACGCGGGCGCCTCCAGCAATACGACTGCGATGGCAGCCAGCGGCCACGGGATCCGTACGGCAAGGAGATCGCTCAGCAAATATTTACCTTCGACGCGCAGGACAACATCCTGACGCTGCAAACCGCATTTCCCCAAGGCGTCAACGTAACGACCTTCAGTTTCAGCGAAATCGATCCGGCGCAGCTTATTGGTGTAACGCACTCCCATGCTGACTATCCCGCGCCGGTCACTCTGGAGTACGACGCCTGCGGTCGAATGATCAAGGACGATCAGGCGCGTACTTTGGCTTATGACGCCTTCGGTCGGCTGACCCAGGTGAGCAATGCTCGAGGGGATGTAGTGCGTGGTTTTCATTACGACGGCTTTGACCGAATCGTTGAACTGTCGCAACCGCGCATGCCGGATGTGCAACGCTACTATCACCACTCGGCAGTCAGTAGTGAAATTCGTGGCGAGGATTCGCGCAGTGTCGTGCGCGATGGTGGATTGATACTGGGGCAACAGCAATTCGGGGCTAACGTCGGCAGCCAGATTTTTGGGGCGGATCAACAGCAAACTGTGCTGACCCAGTTACACGGGGAGCAATGGGAAGACAATGCCTACAGCCCTTATGGACATCGTCCTGCCGAAGGTGGGTTGTTCAGTCTGGCGGGTTTCAACGGCGAGCAACTGGATGCAGTCACAGGTTTGTACCTGCTCGGCAACGGATACCGGGCCTATAGCCCGACCCTGATGCGGTTCACCAGTCCCGACAGCATGAGTCCGTTTGGTGCGGGCGGTTTGAATGCCTATGCATACTGCCTGGGTGATCCAGTCAATCGCATTGACCCTACGGGACATATTTCCTGGCAGTCGATTGCGGGGATTGCGCTGGGGATTATCGGGATTGTCGCCAGTATCGTGACCTTGGGTGCTGCTACGCCATTAGCCCTGTTGGCAATGGGGCTGGGCGTCGCTTCAGGGGTGACTGCCATTGGCAGCGAGATTGCCTATGCGTATGACCCGCAATCCCAGGTCGGCGAAATACTCGGCTGGGTAAGTATGGGGCTGGGTATTGCGTCGGCTGCTGCGGGTGCACTGGCGGTTCGACACGCAGTCGCGCAAACACTAAAGCCGCGCCAGTATCTTGTGAAACTGGCTGACGAGCCGCCGGGCAGGATCGTGGAAAAGGAATACGCGACGTTCGGCATGCCTCACAAGAAAGAGTATGGCAAATCAAGCAAAGCCGGAGCCGCTGCTGCTGAGGCGGAGCCGCCAGCAAACTGGACGGTTATTGAAGATTTTGCCAGTCACAATTATCTCGATGAGGGAAAACGTGGAAAAGCACAGCTTGCAAAGTACGATGAGTACAAGGCAGAGATCATTAACCACAATACACATCCTCGAGAGGCAGCGAAGGTTTTCCCCACGGGCCTGTACGAGAACTATCCCAACTATAAAAACTTCAAGCCCAATGGAGAGCATAAGGGATTCATGCATGCACACATGCGTGTGACGCATGAGCACCGTACTTTTTTTCTGGTGAATGACAACACCAAGCAAATCATCATCAAGCAAGTCGGCACTCACGACCCGCAATGGTGA
- the queG gene encoding tRNA epoxyqueuosine(34) reductase QueG, producing the protein MSAITTDLPALAQSIKDWGRDLGFQQVGISGLNLAEHEQHLERWLAAGYHGEMDYMGAHGSKRSHPEELVPGTLRVVSLRMDYLPGDTEMAKRLAQPEKAYVSRYALGRDYHRLIRKRVQQLADKIQAEIGPFGFRAFVDSAPVLEKAIAEQAGLGWIGKNTLVLNRKAGSYFFLSELFVDLPLPVDEPHSTEHCGRCTACLDICPTNAFVGPYVLDARRCISYLTIELKTAIPEDLRPLIGNRVFGCDDCQIVCPWNRFAKPSGESDFKPRHNLDNAELAELFLWDEEKFLSSTEGSPLRRAGYERWLRNLAVGLGNAPSTIPVLEALKARRDYPSEMVREHVEWALSQHSLLIHTQATVLPTDGTGAP; encoded by the coding sequence ATGTCCGCCATCACCACAGACCTGCCCGCCCTCGCCCAATCGATCAAGGACTGGGGGCGCGATCTGGGCTTTCAGCAAGTCGGCATCAGCGGCCTGAACCTCGCCGAACACGAGCAGCACCTCGAGCGCTGGCTCGCGGCCGGCTACCACGGCGAAATGGACTACATGGGCGCCCACGGCAGCAAACGCTCGCATCCGGAAGAACTGGTACCGGGCACCTTGCGTGTGGTCTCGCTGCGCATGGACTACCTGCCGGGCGATACCGAAATGGCCAAACGTCTGGCGCAACCGGAAAAAGCTTATGTGTCGCGTTATGCCTTGGGCCGCGATTACCACAGATTGATCCGTAAACGTGTTCAACAATTAGCTGACAAAATCCAGGCCGAGATCGGCCCGTTCGGTTTTCGCGCGTTTGTCGACAGCGCCCCGGTGTTGGAGAAAGCCATTGCCGAACAGGCAGGGCTGGGCTGGATTGGCAAGAACACCCTGGTGTTGAATCGCAAGGCTGGCAGTTATTTCTTTCTCAGTGAACTGTTCGTCGATCTGCCGTTGCCGGTGGATGAACCGCACAGCACCGAGCACTGTGGCCGTTGCACTGCGTGTCTGGATATCTGCCCGACCAACGCCTTCGTCGGCCCGTATGTGCTGGACGCACGGCGCTGCATTTCCTATCTGACCATCGAACTGAAAACCGCTATCCCCGAAGACCTGCGGCCGTTGATTGGCAATCGCGTGTTCGGCTGTGATGACTGCCAGATCGTCTGTCCGTGGAACCGATTCGCCAAGCCCTCAGGGGAAAGCGATTTCAAGCCACGGCACAACCTCGACAACGCTGAACTGGCGGAGTTGTTTTTGTGGGATGAAGAGAAGTTCTTGAGCAGTACTGAAGGTTCGCCTTTGCGGCGGGCGGGATATGAGCGCTGGTTGAGGAATCTGGCGGTGGGACTGGGCAATGCGCCTTCAACGATTCCGGTGCTGGAAGCGTTGAAGGCGCGACGGGATTATCCGTCGGAGATGGTTAGAGAACATGTGGAATGGGCGTTAAGCCAGCATTCGCTTCTGATCCATACCCAGGCCACTGTATTGCCAACGGACGGCACGGGCGCCCCTTAG
- a CDS encoding N-acetylmuramoyl-L-alanine amidase, with translation MLMAVTVNAVADSKVNSVRLWRAPDNTRLVFDLSGPVQHSVFTLTAPDRLVIDINGATLGAPLNVQTANTPITAMRSAQRTPTDLRVVIDLKKAVTPKSFSLAPNAQYGNRLVVDLFDNPADAAPPPAPTPSVATVPAVPVTPTEPAIKLPPAPAGKRDIIVVIDAGHGGEDPGASGSRGQREKDVVLQIARELQRQVNGMKGFRAELTRTGDYFIPLRGRTEIARKKGADLFVSIHADAAPSAAAFGASVFALSDRGATSETARWLADSENRSDLIGGAGNVSLDDKDRMLAGVLLDLSMTASLTSSLNVGQKVLTNIGRVTPLHKQRVEQAGFMVLKSPDIPSILVETGFISNANEANKLSASSHQQALARSISSGVRQFFQQNPPPGTYIAWLRDSGKIAQGPRDHRVGPGETLAMIGVRYQVSPATLRAANNLKTDELKVGQHLTIPGTELASKE, from the coding sequence ATGTTGATGGCAGTAACCGTCAACGCTGTGGCCGATTCAAAGGTCAACAGCGTGCGCCTGTGGCGGGCGCCGGACAACACGCGACTGGTCTTCGACTTGAGCGGCCCGGTACAGCACAGCGTGTTCACCCTGACAGCCCCTGATCGGCTGGTGATCGACATCAATGGCGCCACCCTCGGCGCGCCGTTGAACGTGCAGACGGCGAACACGCCGATCACTGCGATGCGCTCGGCTCAGCGCACACCGACCGACCTGCGGGTGGTCATCGACCTGAAAAAAGCCGTCACCCCGAAAAGTTTCTCGCTGGCGCCGAACGCACAGTACGGCAACCGGCTGGTGGTCGACCTGTTCGACAACCCGGCCGATGCCGCGCCGCCGCCTGCGCCAACACCATCGGTGGCGACCGTGCCGGCAGTGCCGGTGACCCCGACTGAACCGGCGATCAAACTGCCGCCAGCCCCGGCCGGCAAGCGCGACATCATTGTGGTGATCGACGCCGGCCACGGCGGTGAAGACCCCGGTGCCTCCGGCTCGCGCGGCCAGCGTGAAAAAGACGTGGTGCTGCAGATCGCTCGCGAATTGCAGCGTCAGGTCAACGGCATGAAAGGCTTCCGTGCCGAGCTGACGCGTACCGGCGACTACTTCATTCCGTTGCGTGGGCGTACCGAAATTGCCCGCAAGAAGGGCGCCGACCTGTTCGTCTCGATTCACGCCGACGCCGCGCCATCCGCAGCAGCGTTCGGTGCATCGGTGTTTGCCCTGTCCGATCGCGGCGCTACGTCGGAAACTGCCCGTTGGCTGGCCGACAGCGAAAACCGTTCCGACCTGATCGGTGGTGCCGGCAACGTCAGCCTGGATGACAAGGACCGCATGCTCGCCGGCGTGCTGCTCGACCTGTCGATGACGGCCTCGCTGACTTCCAGTCTCAACGTCGGCCAGAAAGTCCTGACGAACATTGGCCGCGTTACGCCGCTGCACAAACAGCGCGTGGAACAGGCCGGGTTCATGGTACTGAAATCGCCGGACATCCCATCGATTCTGGTCGAAACCGGTTTTATCTCGAACGCCAACGAAGCCAACAAACTCTCGGCGTCGAGCCACCAGCAAGCGCTGGCCCGCTCGATCAGCAGCGGCGTGCGCCAGTTCTTCCAGCAGAACCCGCCGCCGGGCACCTACATCGCCTGGCTGCGTGATTCCGGCAAGATCGCCCAAGGCCCGCGCGATCACCGCGTCGGCCCCGGTGAGACGCTGGCGATGATCGGCGTGCGCTATCAAGTGTCGCCGGCCACGCTGCGTGCGGCGAACAACCTGAAAACCGATGAGCTGAAAGTCGGCCAGCACCTGACCATTCCCGGCACTGAACTGGCGTCGAAAGAATGA
- a CDS encoding NAD(P)H-hydrate dehydratase: protein MPQTKDELPDALYGAVQLRELDARLIAAGTPGFELMQRAARATWRALVRQWPDANELTVLAGHGNNAGDGYLIAVLALRAGWAVRVLAVGDPQRLQGDAALAHAEALAAGVALQHWTDDSELRGVLVDALLGTGLSGEVREPYAAAINSINTSGLPVTAVDIPSGLCADTGRTLGVAVQADLTVTFIGLKVGLFTGDAADHIGELVFNDLQACADICSDIAVRARRLNPANLPRPAPRAPTAHKGRFGHVLLIGGDHGFGGAILLSTQMALRSGAGMVSLATRPEHVPAALTRVPEAMALGTSSANQLMGLLEKVSTLVVGPGLGQASWGCALLSAAANAPLPQVWDADALNLLASGFVQLPKDCVITPHPGEAARLLGIGTTEVQADRPTAALELSRKYTAVVVLKGAGSLIAHPDGRLALCHQGHPAMATGGLGDVLAGLIGALLAQGMQAFDAASLAVWLHANAGLQQGKFGRGLAASDLIPAIRQLLEEQAPCLK from the coding sequence ATGCCGCAGACGAAAGATGAATTACCCGACGCACTGTACGGCGCCGTCCAGTTGCGTGAACTCGATGCCCGGCTGATTGCCGCCGGCACGCCGGGCTTCGAATTGATGCAGCGCGCGGCCCGGGCGACCTGGCGCGCGCTGGTGCGGCAATGGCCGGACGCGAACGAACTGACCGTGCTGGCCGGGCATGGCAACAATGCCGGCGACGGTTACCTGATTGCCGTTCTGGCGTTGCGCGCTGGTTGGGCTGTGCGCGTGCTGGCGGTGGGCGATCCGCAGCGCTTGCAAGGGGATGCGGCGCTTGCTCATGCCGAGGCACTGGCCGCAGGCGTTGCCTTGCAGCACTGGACAGATGACAGCGAGCTGCGCGGTGTGCTCGTCGATGCCTTGCTTGGCACAGGTTTGAGCGGCGAGGTACGCGAGCCTTATGCGGCTGCGATCAACTCGATCAATACCAGCGGTCTGCCCGTAACGGCAGTCGATATTCCTTCCGGGCTTTGCGCCGACACCGGAAGAACCTTGGGCGTCGCGGTGCAGGCTGATCTCACAGTGACTTTTATCGGCCTGAAAGTCGGCCTGTTCACTGGAGACGCCGCCGATCACATCGGTGAGCTGGTGTTCAATGATCTGCAGGCCTGCGCCGACATTTGTAGTGACATTGCTGTCCGTGCCCGGCGCCTCAACCCGGCTAATCTTCCGCGACCAGCACCGCGCGCACCGACGGCGCACAAGGGCCGCTTTGGCCATGTTCTGCTGATAGGCGGCGATCACGGTTTTGGTGGGGCGATTCTGCTCAGTACGCAAATGGCCCTGCGCAGTGGCGCGGGCATGGTGTCGCTGGCGACGCGTCCCGAGCACGTTCCGGCGGCGCTGACCCGGGTGCCGGAAGCCATGGCCCTCGGCACCTCGTCGGCCAATCAGCTGATGGGCCTGCTGGAAAAGGTCTCGACGCTGGTCGTCGGTCCCGGGCTGGGGCAAGCCAGTTGGGGGTGCGCATTGTTGTCTGCGGCGGCCAACGCACCCTTGCCACAGGTATGGGATGCCGATGCGTTGAACCTGCTGGCCAGCGGCTTTGTTCAATTACCCAAGGATTGCGTGATTACCCCGCATCCGGGTGAGGCGGCGCGGTTGTTGGGTATCGGCACTACCGAGGTGCAGGCGGATCGTCCGACGGCTGCGCTTGAATTGAGTAGAAAATATACAGCGGTGGTGGTGTTGAAAGGCGCAGGCAGCCTGATTGCGCATCCCGACGGACGTCTGGCGCTGTGTCACCAAGGCCATCCGGCAATGGCCACGGGCGGCCTCGGCGATGTGCTGGCCGGTTTGATCGGCGCACTGCTGGCGCAGGGCATGCAGGCTTTCGATGCCGCAAGTCTCGCCGTGTGGCTGCATGCCAATGCCGGCTTGCAACAAGGCAAATTCGGCCGTGGGCTGGCGGCCAGTGATCTGATTCCAGCCATTCGTCAGTTGTTGGAGGAGCAAGCACCGTGTCTGAAGTAA
- the tsaE gene encoding tRNA (adenosine(37)-N6)-threonylcarbamoyltransferase complex ATPase subunit type 1 TsaE, whose amino-acid sequence MSEVTLYLADEQAMSDFGARIARVTQGHGLIFLEGNLGMGKTTLSRGIIRGLGHVGAVKSPTFTLVEPYEIGDVRAFHFDLYRLVDPEELEFLGIRDYFEDDALCLIEWPDKGAGFLPKPDLTITISPQDSGRSLKILSQGSRGEAWCAALALESN is encoded by the coding sequence GTGTCTGAAGTAACCCTGTACCTGGCCGATGAACAGGCGATGAGCGACTTTGGCGCACGGATCGCCCGCGTGACCCAGGGCCATGGCCTGATTTTTCTTGAAGGCAACCTGGGCATGGGCAAAACCACGCTCTCGCGTGGCATCATTCGCGGGCTGGGGCATGTCGGCGCGGTAAAAAGTCCGACCTTCACCTTGGTTGAGCCCTACGAGATCGGTGACGTTCGTGCCTTCCACTTCGACCTGTATCGACTGGTCGATCCGGAAGAGCTGGAGTTTCTCGGTATCCGTGACTACTTCGAAGACGATGCGCTGTGCCTGATCGAGTGGCCCGATAAAGGTGCAGGCTTTTTGCCAAAGCCTGACCTGACCATTACCATTAGCCCGCAAGACAGCGGGCGTTCGCTGAAAATTTTGTCCCAGGGCTCGCGTGGCGAGGCCTGGTGTGCCGCTTTGGCATTGGAATCCAATTAA